From one Candidatus Gastranaerophilales bacterium genomic stretch:
- a CDS encoding DUF115 domain-containing protein, which yields MDNLKANLDILKLKNPKLAKKISEHNKLASEFALDETKSGEPNLLINNIPVHDTTDPEQEAIDFMRAIAVKNSNSINFIYGLGLGFLLKRFVKGITGHIIVFEPDLDVLRLVFELVDFTNELKLYNVHIVQNFEETEELYKDIFCLNYAISTSILDYYKTHRYKESSEFIKNLGFIHGFFQSNHETYFKKTKPWAKSLIDNLEYIPEYEEVKVLKDKFKNKPALIISAGPSLNKNILIAKQYRENFVVFCVSTAIKTAVKNGITPDFICFVEHVEHSMMSIKDVDVSDMNIILQPITYKGMFELKAKNKFLFYADNDPVSGVLAKKLGIERKDYINRGTVSINALVAAKIAGCNPIVLIGQDLAYTDSKCYAEGSLYDNFKVENNKVSSDNLQATLEKTNFTEKQANKRLNNLTEKLYKVKGQNGETLLSPGDYASFVKYFEEIALLYGKDTKLINSTEGGAQINGYENMPLAKVIEQYAKEPVNKEFQVTTNKKEQRKKIIRDEIKISIELYDKYFKPILEEGYNIFAGIDFDTKNPDNFKIFIKEFETLLRIYKKFKTMPSSALLTLLWERNIFFTDFFIKHIDEDDKQKQKLFFYLHLLFYRDYHNFIAPQTEVLRNIFKNKFTS from the coding sequence ATGGATAATTTAAAAGCTAATCTTGACATATTAAAACTAAAAAACCCGAAACTTGCAAAAAAAATATCGGAACACAACAAGCTGGCTTCCGAATTTGCACTTGATGAAACAAAGTCGGGAGAGCCGAATTTGCTTATAAACAATATTCCTGTTCATGACACAACGGATCCCGAGCAGGAGGCAATAGATTTTATGCGGGCAATAGCGGTCAAAAATTCCAATTCCATAAACTTTATATACGGTCTTGGGCTTGGTTTTTTGTTAAAACGCTTTGTAAAAGGTATAACAGGGCATATTATTGTCTTTGAGCCGGACCTTGATGTTTTAAGGCTTGTGTTTGAGCTGGTTGACTTTACGAATGAATTAAAATTATATAACGTTCATATAGTGCAAAATTTTGAAGAAACCGAGGAACTTTATAAGGATATATTTTGTCTTAATTATGCTATCTCAACAAGTATTCTTGATTATTATAAAACCCATCGTTATAAAGAAAGTAGCGAATTTATAAAAAATCTCGGATTTATACATGGTTTTTTCCAAAGTAACCATGAAACCTATTTCAAAAAAACAAAACCATGGGCAAAGTCATTAATCGATAACCTTGAGTATATTCCTGAATATGAAGAAGTTAAGGTTTTAAAAGATAAGTTTAAAAATAAGCCTGCATTAATTATTTCAGCAGGTCCTTCCTTGAATAAAAATATTCTGATTGCAAAACAGTACCGTGAAAATTTTGTTGTTTTTTGTGTATCAACCGCAATTAAAACCGCGGTTAAAAATGGCATTACTCCTGATTTTATATGTTTTGTGGAGCATGTTGAACATTCTATGATGTCAATAAAAGACGTAGATGTAAGCGACATGAACATAATTTTGCAGCCCATCACATACAAAGGGATGTTTGAACTTAAAGCAAAAAATAAATTTTTATTTTATGCGGATAATGACCCTGTGTCGGGCGTTCTTGCAAAAAAACTGGGAATTGAGCGCAAAGACTATATAAACCGCGGCACAGTATCTATAAATGCTCTTGTAGCCGCTAAGATTGCGGGATGTAATCCTATAGTGTTAATCGGGCAGGATTTGGCGTATACGGATTCAAAATGTTATGCGGAAGGCAGTCTTTACGATAATTTTAAAGTCGAAAACAATAAAGTATCATCGGATAATCTGCAAGCAACACTGGAAAAGACTAATTTTACGGAGAAACAGGCAAACAAAAGGCTCAATAATCTTACAGAAAAACTTTATAAGGTAAAGGGTCAAAACGGTGAAACCCTTTTATCACCGGGGGATTATGCAAGTTTTGTTAAATACTTTGAAGAAATAGCTCTGTTGTACGGTAAAGACACGAAACTTATCAACTCGACCGAAGGCGGCGCACAAATAAACGGTTACGAGAATATGCCGCTTGCAAAAGTAATAGAACAATATGCAAAAGAACCTGTAAATAAAGAGTTTCAAGTTACTACAAACAAAAAAGAACAACGAAAAAAAATCATAAGGGATGAAATTAAAATAAGTATTGAGCTATACGATAAGTACTTTAAGCCGATATTAGAGGAAGGTTATAATATTTTTGCGGGTATAGACTTTGATACAAAAAATCCCGACAACTTTAAAATATTTATTAAAGAATTTGAAACCCTGCTTAGAATTTATAAAAAGTTCAAAACAATGCCTTCAAGTGCATTGTTAACCCTTTTATGGGAAAGAAATATCTTTTTCACAGACTTTTTCATAAAACATATTGATGAAGATGATAAGCAAAAACAAAAATTATTTTTCTATTTACATTTGTTGTTTTACCGCGATTACCATAACTTCATCGCTCCACAGACAGAAGTCTTAAGGAATATTTTCAAAAATAAATTTACTTCTTAA
- the ilvC gene encoding ketol-acid reductoisomerase, translating into MTTETQLKIYYDKDIDTSKILNKKVAVIGYGSQGYGQTLNLRDSGVEVVSALRPDGVSAKKAQAEGLRVMNIEDAVKWADVIQVLIPDETQAKVYEEQIKPNLRAGQYLMFSHGFNIHFGKIVPPADVNVIMVAPKGPGHTVRSQYVENKGVPALIAIYQDATGDSKEVALAYASTIGAGRAGIIETSFKEETETDLFGEQAVLCGGMTALVKAGFETLVEAGYSPYMAYFECLHELKLIVDLMQEGGIADMRYSISNTAEYGDLTRGPRVANEATKAEMKKILTEIQDGTFANEFINECNSGMQKFKAMEKEGEEHLIETVGNELRSRMSWGREKIIDRAKN; encoded by the coding sequence ATGACTACTGAAACACAATTGAAAATTTATTATGACAAAGACATTGATACTTCTAAAATTTTAAATAAAAAAGTAGCTGTTATAGGCTACGGTTCTCAAGGTTACGGTCAAACTTTAAACCTTAGAGACAGCGGTGTTGAAGTAGTGAGTGCTTTAAGACCGGACGGAGTTTCAGCTAAAAAGGCTCAGGCGGAAGGCTTAAGAGTTATGAATATAGAAGATGCCGTTAAATGGGCTGATGTTATTCAGGTTCTTATCCCTGATGAAACTCAGGCAAAAGTTTATGAAGAGCAAATTAAACCTAACCTTAGAGCAGGACAGTATTTAATGTTCAGTCATGGTTTTAATATTCATTTTGGTAAAATTGTGCCTCCCGCTGATGTTAATGTCATTATGGTTGCGCCAAAAGGTCCGGGGCATACGGTAAGAAGCCAATACGTTGAAAACAAAGGTGTTCCTGCCCTTATTGCTATATATCAGGATGCAACAGGCGATAGCAAAGAAGTTGCTTTGGCTTATGCTTCTACGATAGGTGCGGGCAGAGCAGGTATTATTGAAACCTCATTCAAAGAAGAAACAGAAACAGATTTATTCGGAGAGCAGGCGGTTTTATGCGGCGGTATGACGGCATTGGTTAAAGCAGGGTTTGAAACACTTGTTGAAGCCGGATATTCTCCTTATATGGCATATTTTGAATGTTTGCACGAGTTAAAGCTGATTGTTGACTTGATGCAGGAGGGCGGTATTGCAGATATGAGATATTCTATTTCTAATACTGCCGAATACGGTGATTTGACAAGAGGACCAAGGGTTGCGAATGAAGCTACCAAAGCTGAAATGAAAAAAATATTAACAGAAATTCAGGACGGAACTTTTGCTAACGAATTTATTAATGAATGTAATTCCGGAATGCAAAAATTTAAAGCAATGGAAAAAGAAGGTGAAGAACACCTTATTGAAACAGTAGGTAATGAACTTCGCTCAAGAATGAGCTGGGGCAGAGAAAAAATTATCGACAGAGCAAAGAATTAG
- a CDS encoding BamA/TamA family outer membrane protein — MNKFNKLSAFIFFLILGLAVRQNTVCAEEMQTPRLQDKTLQTLENETPQQLKTESKKENPGIYIKDIRITGNNLVRQEDILNAISTKTGMLYDRDLIKVNLREIYDMGYFSDKIKASPVMTPEGVVLNIQVEENVPITGFVITGNEVISTAEIQAILSNQVGMPQNIVEINEVIGAIENYYAEHGYILARVKDIHDEPDGTVFVEVNEGIIDEIRYTGNTKTKDYVIERNISVIPNTIYNDNIMQKDIMRLYNTQAFANVKRSLSPSENDPEKYCLTVELEEKRTGSISVGGGLDLTTGLFGTVGYADRNFLGRGQQTSVNFSTGTGAMMSGSDVLNRADFQFEAKLTEPRLMGTMISMDNTVYGSSWASFQIPLAIEKRIGGSIEFAKPLKKYPHLIAGLGFGMEFDKVEEGDEAQARQRFLAHGIPFSERAEQLVSGTYLSLSPTLIYDTRDNPIAPRNGVFAMGKIKGALKIAGDAGSYASVTGSIKKFFPVAKASTLITSAKVAGNLAGDMPEFAAYRLGGARNIRGFKEGHMGRGYGYVMGSVEYRTPIPLLDKVTSNEFLNSTRLAAFVDASQMFSPTLSNKLYSFPGYAIVAGVGVRFFIPGLGPLSLDYGIPLTGVGENNSQNGQFTFFFGETY; from the coding sequence ATGAATAAATTCAATAAATTATCAGCATTTATATTCTTTCTAATACTAGGCTTGGCAGTGCGGCAGAATACGGTTTGTGCCGAAGAAATGCAAACTCCGCGTCTTCAGGATAAAACATTGCAGACCTTGGAGAATGAAACACCTCAGCAGTTAAAAACAGAATCTAAAAAAGAAAACCCCGGTATCTATATTAAAGATATCAGAATTACAGGGAATAACCTCGTTCGTCAGGAAGATATACTCAACGCTATTTCGACAAAAACGGGCATGCTTTATGACAGAGATTTAATCAAAGTAAACCTCAGAGAAATATATGATATGGGTTATTTTTCCGACAAGATTAAGGCCAGTCCCGTTATGACACCTGAAGGAGTGGTATTGAACATTCAGGTTGAAGAAAACGTTCCTATTACAGGCTTTGTTATAACAGGTAATGAAGTAATTTCAACCGCGGAAATTCAGGCAATCCTGTCTAATCAGGTGGGAATGCCTCAAAATATTGTTGAAATTAATGAGGTTATAGGCGCAATAGAAAATTATTATGCAGAACACGGTTACATATTAGCACGTGTTAAAGATATTCATGACGAACCTGACGGTACCGTATTTGTTGAAGTTAATGAAGGTATTATCGATGAAATCAGATACACCGGTAATACCAAGACTAAAGACTATGTTATTGAAAGAAATATATCTGTCATTCCAAATACAATCTATAACGATAATATTATGCAGAAGGATATTATGAGATTGTATAATACGCAAGCGTTTGCGAATGTTAAGCGCTCTTTATCGCCATCTGAAAACGACCCTGAAAAATATTGCCTGACCGTAGAACTTGAAGAAAAAAGAACGGGAAGTATCTCTGTAGGCGGCGGACTTGACCTTACTACAGGCTTGTTCGGTACGGTAGGATATGCCGACAGAAATTTCCTCGGCAGAGGACAGCAAACTTCTGTTAATTTCTCTACAGGTACGGGAGCCATGATGAGCGGCAGCGATGTTTTAAATCGTGCTGATTTCCAATTTGAGGCCAAATTGACCGAACCTCGCTTGATGGGAACCATGATTTCTATGGATAATACTGTTTACGGCAGCAGCTGGGCCAGTTTTCAAATCCCTCTTGCAATTGAAAAAAGAATTGGCGGCAGTATCGAATTTGCTAAACCTCTTAAAAAATATCCCCACTTAATAGCGGGTCTGGGCTTTGGTATGGAGTTCGATAAGGTTGAAGAAGGTGATGAAGCGCAAGCCAGACAAAGATTTTTGGCACATGGTATTCCTTTTTCGGAAAGAGCTGAACAGTTAGTGTCAGGCACATATTTATCTTTGTCTCCGACATTAATATATGATACAAGAGATAATCCTATTGCACCTCGTAACGGTGTGTTTGCAATGGGTAAAATTAAAGGTGCGTTAAAGATTGCAGGTGATGCCGGAAGTTATGCATCCGTTACAGGCAGCATAAAGAAATTTTTCCCTGTAGCTAAAGCATCTACTCTGATTACATCGGCAAAAGTTGCAGGAAACCTAGCAGGAGATATGCCTGAATTTGCCGCATACAGATTAGGCGGCGCAAGAAACATCCGCGGGTTCAAAGAAGGACATATGGGCAGAGGATACGGCTATGTTATGGGTTCTGTAGAATATAGAACACCAATTCCTCTGTTGGATAAAGTTACTTCAAACGAGTTCTTAAACAGCACAAGACTTGCCGCTTTTGTTGATGCGAGTCAAATGTTTTCTCCTACCCTGTCAAATAAATTGTACTCTTTCCCCGGTTATGCTATAGTGGCTGGTGTAGGTGTAAGATTTTTTATACCCGGGTTAGGACCTTTGAGTTTAGATTATGGTATACCTTTAACCGGAGTTGGAGAAAACAACTCTCAGAACGGGCAATTTACTTTCTTCTTCGGCGAAACATACTAG
- a CDS encoding DUF115 domain-containing protein, which translates to MFNRNIEALKLKNAPLAEELEKISLEEASNHIKVYEAETKDLIIAYDDLALDDIYDPIRVAKTNWNKNVTTILNPHDIVVVYGLGLGYLFKRAYVSCECKILLYEPKLDILRYVLNYIDFSAEIADERVSIAKNDEECFEFIAKNYLSQDKLNFIFPAAYQKLLIDNMINFTNKLVEVCNLKQLDIKTVANLSKQWAFHEVKNINNMASTRPLCLLENKYEGKTALIAGAGPSLAKDFDTIKSQRDKFVIFAVNKSLRTLFENGIIPDFVMFSDTQDIKFTIDGIEELLKSTQIIADVRSNPFVYELNKGQILNYYSQNDNISHYFHEKTKGMIKLYETVGTATGQAFFSAKALGFKKIIFSGLDLAFKDNIIYADGQNISVDENNIIISDKVKNKKLVQIKDLNGNMINTRDDYAMFVRQFNELFAKETQVELYNTTGFGAFISNMKYLALEEIAKGLEPVNVNIAKDMGSFFNDTAKNWAKTFAAIQSCMLEQKEFFEKIAESIAFLIKKEELLLEKITPANDFQEEMLILAEEFSQIIKPVIENHFLSQYLQNNFMTFTAGHNQPQATSVDDIIKLKNQEISLLKAIVAASNKLASAIQ; encoded by the coding sequence ATGTTTAACAGGAATATTGAAGCGCTAAAGCTTAAAAATGCGCCTTTGGCAGAAGAACTTGAAAAAATTTCACTCGAAGAAGCTTCCAATCACATAAAAGTATACGAAGCGGAAACAAAAGACCTCATTATAGCCTATGATGACTTGGCACTTGACGATATTTACGACCCGATAAGAGTTGCTAAAACCAATTGGAATAAGAATGTAACAACAATCTTAAACCCTCATGACATAGTAGTTGTCTACGGACTGGGATTGGGATATCTGTTTAAAAGAGCCTATGTAAGCTGTGAATGCAAAATTTTACTTTACGAGCCGAAACTTGATATTTTAAGGTACGTTTTAAATTATATAGATTTCAGTGCAGAAATAGCGGACGAGCGTGTATCTATAGCAAAAAATGACGAGGAATGCTTTGAATTCATTGCCAAAAATTATCTCTCACAGGACAAATTAAACTTTATATTCCCTGCCGCTTATCAAAAACTGCTTATAGATAACATGATTAACTTCACAAACAAGCTGGTTGAGGTTTGTAATTTAAAACAGCTTGATATCAAAACTGTAGCCAATTTATCAAAACAATGGGCGTTCCACGAAGTCAAAAATATCAATAACATGGCATCAACCCGTCCTCTTTGCCTGCTGGAAAACAAATATGAAGGCAAAACCGCGCTTATAGCAGGGGCAGGACCTTCTTTAGCAAAAGATTTCGATACCATTAAATCGCAGCGGGATAAATTCGTTATTTTCGCCGTTAACAAAAGCTTGCGGACGTTATTTGAAAACGGCATAATCCCTGATTTTGTAATGTTCAGCGATACCCAGGACATCAAATTTACAATTGACGGGATTGAAGAACTGCTCAAAAGCACTCAAATTATTGCTGATGTGCGCTCCAATCCTTTTGTATACGAATTAAACAAAGGTCAAATCTTAAATTATTATTCTCAAAATGATAATATTTCGCATTACTTCCATGAAAAAACAAAAGGTATGATAAAACTTTATGAAACAGTTGGAACAGCAACGGGACAAGCTTTTTTCAGCGCCAAAGCATTAGGTTTTAAAAAGATTATTTTCTCGGGGCTTGATTTGGCGTTCAAGGACAACATTATTTATGCGGACGGACAAAATATATCAGTCGATGAGAACAATATAATTATCTCTGATAAGGTCAAAAATAAAAAACTTGTACAAATCAAAGACCTGAACGGCAATATGATAAATACAAGGGATGATTACGCCATGTTTGTGCGGCAATTTAACGAACTGTTTGCAAAAGAAACGCAAGTCGAACTTTATAATACTACGGGCTTCGGGGCATTTATTTCAAATATGAAATATCTGGCTTTGGAAGAAATAGCAAAAGGGCTTGAGCCTGTTAACGTTAACATTGCGAAAGATATGGGCAGTTTCTTTAACGACACTGCAAAAAATTGGGCAAAAACATTTGCCGCTATCCAATCTTGTATGCTTGAGCAAAAAGAATTTTTTGAGAAAATAGCAGAAAGTATCGCTTTTTTAATTAAAAAAGAAGAACTATTACTCGAAAAAATAACTCCGGCAAACGATTTTCAGGAAGAAATGCTGATTCTTGCGGAAGAATTCTCTCAAATAATTAAACCGGTAATAGAAAATCATTTTCTCTCCCAGTATTTGCAAAATAATTTCATGACTTTTACAGCCGGTCATAATCAACCACAAGCAACATCTGTTGATGATATTATCAAGCTGAAAAATCAGGAAATTTCTCTGCTAAAAGCAATAGTAGCAGCAAGCAATAAGTTAGCATCAGCCATACAGTAA
- a CDS encoding TolC family protein, whose product MKKLLSFLLCLMILGMQSGAALAITEVAQKAKAPIYKTNARTIKYAFVFDGPSDKNAKVLKQFQTEITKSTAPDYKAEFPKNLVFEGNWTSDSVKDVSQKALSSDATMVVSLGYLSSKYFSQLQNKKKMVVTIDQYGLRDFGDGLFNPLQQSIKGALLFKKLISFNKAAVLMTESYYKTQKDWNKFLESKLPGLNFTVVPVNGGAAAVLGKIPSDCDAVIFTPLYNMSSDQKEILISNFNSKKMPTYSTVGKEDVEAGVLFGTGAYDLDRKMAEATSFSIQGVLNGNKAFTGKVDFYEDELLYFNKDTAELLNYQPHLRVLNNAEVITNKAPKVYSLTAVFDTLDKQNLDIERKRLLVKAARRASAAAILKYLPSFGITLGYQQYNEDFARSAQLSVPEKTGVFSMGIEQIIYSPALVTNILVKGKMVNFQKAEQLLTEQNMGIDIALMYLDILMLENAIKVQKDYVKESRENLAIARVREKLGKCGYEEPLRWASQLSINEQHLLDMTAELKNLKIAVNKLLTSDQKENFELAELKANDPAFYTSEIHIINYVSTPVMLEKFTQMLIEESYRVSPELAKLKAAIKMKDHEMSMYYQKFILPDAKLSLDYTSLLDRQFTGTTQILQPLGPGGKHIPVNMNPPNATNGRLGIFAQWKPIEGGTKIAEIARIKAEREELQRYSDEVKITLEAHIREVINKALAGYFSIEKNYKAMYASQENYHLVKNKYLKGSIPIAQMVDAQHTYLDSKVKAMNSQYIFFKELLWVQRGICSVNWSKATPEAKQFIQKLKDNLESRPDIQLL is encoded by the coding sequence ATGAAGAAGTTATTGAGTTTTCTGTTGTGCCTTATGATATTAGGCATGCAATCGGGAGCGGCTTTGGCAATCACTGAAGTTGCCCAAAAAGCAAAAGCTCCGATTTACAAAACAAATGCAAGAACGATTAAATATGCGTTTGTTTTTGATGGTCCTTCAGACAAGAATGCAAAAGTTTTAAAGCAATTTCAGACAGAGATTACAAAATCTACAGCGCCTGATTACAAAGCCGAATTTCCTAAAAATCTGGTATTTGAAGGAAACTGGACGTCTGATTCCGTTAAAGACGTAAGTCAAAAAGCCTTGTCTTCCGATGCTACGATGGTGGTTTCTTTGGGATATCTGTCATCAAAATATTTTTCTCAATTACAAAACAAAAAGAAGATGGTTGTTACTATTGACCAATACGGTTTAAGAGATTTCGGGGACGGACTTTTTAATCCTCTTCAACAGTCTATAAAAGGTGCTTTGTTATTCAAGAAGCTTATTTCGTTTAATAAAGCAGCTGTTTTAATGACAGAAAGCTACTACAAAACACAAAAAGATTGGAATAAATTCTTAGAGTCCAAATTACCGGGTTTGAACTTTACGGTTGTGCCTGTCAATGGTGGTGCAGCTGCAGTTCTTGGCAAAATTCCTTCTGATTGTGATGCGGTTATTTTTACCCCGTTATACAATATGTCTTCAGACCAAAAAGAAATATTGATTTCTAACTTTAATTCAAAAAAAATGCCTACATATTCAACCGTAGGCAAAGAAGACGTTGAAGCAGGTGTTCTGTTTGGGACAGGAGCATATGACCTTGACAGAAAAATGGCTGAGGCTACTTCTTTTAGTATTCAAGGGGTTTTAAACGGAAATAAAGCATTTACCGGCAAAGTGGATTTTTATGAAGACGAGTTATTGTATTTCAATAAAGATACTGCCGAGCTGTTAAACTATCAGCCGCACTTACGGGTATTAAATAATGCGGAAGTTATTACCAATAAAGCCCCAAAAGTATATAGCTTAACGGCTGTATTTGATACGCTTGATAAGCAAAACCTCGATATTGAAAGAAAAAGACTGCTTGTGAAAGCTGCGAGAAGAGCTTCTGCTGCCGCTATTTTGAAGTATTTGCCTTCTTTTGGCATAACTTTAGGCTATCAGCAGTACAATGAAGATTTTGCCCGCTCTGCCCAACTTTCCGTACCCGAAAAAACAGGGGTATTCTCTATGGGTATCGAGCAGATTATTTATTCTCCCGCTCTTGTAACCAATATTTTGGTTAAAGGTAAGATGGTTAACTTCCAAAAGGCGGAACAACTTCTTACCGAACAAAATATGGGTATTGATATTGCACTGATGTATCTTGATATTTTAATGCTTGAAAATGCAATAAAAGTCCAAAAAGATTATGTAAAAGAATCAAGAGAAAATCTTGCCATCGCAAGAGTACGTGAAAAACTGGGTAAATGCGGCTATGAAGAGCCTTTAAGATGGGCTTCGCAGCTTAGTATAAACGAGCAGCATTTACTTGATATGACAGCTGAACTTAAAAATCTTAAAATAGCCGTAAATAAACTTTTGACGAGTGACCAAAAAGAGAATTTTGAGCTTGCCGAGCTGAAAGCTAACGACCCCGCTTTTTATACGAGCGAAATTCATATTATAAACTATGTTTCAACTCCGGTTATGCTTGAAAAATTCACTCAAATGCTTATAGAGGAGTCTTACAGAGTTTCTCCCGAACTTGCTAAATTAAAAGCGGCAATTAAAATGAAAGACCATGAAATGTCTATGTATTATCAAAAATTTATTTTGCCTGATGCAAAATTATCTTTGGATTATACGTCTTTATTGGACAGACAATTCACCGGTACAACTCAAATTCTTCAGCCTTTGGGACCGGGAGGAAAGCATATTCCCGTTAATATGAATCCGCCTAATGCAACTAACGGCAGGCTTGGTATTTTTGCGCAATGGAAGCCTATTGAAGGCGGTACAAAAATAGCTGAAATCGCAAGAATTAAAGCGGAAAGAGAAGAATTACAGCGCTATAGCGATGAAGTTAAAATCACCTTGGAAGCCCACATCAGAGAAGTAATTAACAAAGCATTGGCAGGATACTTTAGTATTGAAAAGAACTATAAAGCCATGTATGCTTCACAGGAAAATTATCATCTGGTAAAGAACAAGTACTTAAAAGGCTCCATTCCTATTGCACAAATGGTTGATGCACAGCATACCTATTTAGACTCTAAAGTGAAAGCTATGAATTCCCAGTATATTTTCTTTAAAGAGCTGCTATGGGTGCAAAGAGGTATTTGTTCCGTTAACTGGAGTAAGGCAACTCCCGAAGCCAAACAATTTATACAAAAACTAAAAGACAATTTGGAAAGCAGACCGGATATACAATTACTATAA
- the ilvN gene encoding acetolactate synthase small subunit: MKHTLSVLVQNEAGVLSSLSGLFSGRGYNIESLTVAPTLDNDYSRVTIVTTGDDKVVEQICKQLHRLIYTLKVVDVSKENAIDRELVLIKVTARDEDRSEILRIAEIFDAKIVDVSPKTYTLQIIGDGEQVRSIIELLRPIGIKELVRSGLVVITKENQFLTSMK, from the coding sequence ATGAAGCATACATTATCAGTACTTGTTCAAAATGAAGCCGGTGTTTTATCCAGTTTATCGGGGCTCTTCAGCGGCAGAGGCTATAATATCGAAAGTTTGACCGTGGCGCCTACTTTGGATAACGATTATTCACGCGTAACTATTGTTACTACAGGTGATGACAAGGTTGTTGAACAAATTTGCAAACAGCTTCACAGATTGATATATACGCTCAAAGTTGTTGATGTTTCAAAAGAAAATGCAATTGACAGAGAGCTTGTTTTGATTAAGGTTACGGCAAGAGATGAAGACCGCAGCGAAATACTGAGAATTGCGGAAATTTTTGATGCGAAGATTGTCGATGTTTCGCCGAAAACTTATACGCTGCAAATAATAGGAGACGGTGAGCAGGTACGTTCAATTATTGAACTTTTAAGACCTATAGGGATAAAGGAGCTTGTACGTTCCGGTTTAGTTGTGATTACCAAAGAAAATCAATTTTTAACAAGTATGAAATAA
- a CDS encoding OmpH family outer membrane protein, translated as MKLLQKLSVGVLTICAAAAIHPSFAATATVDVEKVLAEYKKAQTFAQQFKAEEVGLEKFLVDARSQVKAATTEIERTNIEKKLEKELQEKAQKIKAEQIKRLQEIETDVYKAIEKVTAKKYDLVLKKTAVILGGSDISNDVIKELNGVSYKTLGDKKK; from the coding sequence ATGAAACTATTACAAAAACTATCTGTCGGTGTATTAACTATATGTGCAGCGGCTGCTATTCATCCATCTTTTGCTGCAACCGCTACCGTTGATGTTGAAAAAGTTTTGGCTGAATATAAAAAAGCTCAGACTTTTGCGCAGCAATTCAAAGCTGAAGAAGTCGGCTTGGAAAAATTCCTGGTAGATGCCAGAAGTCAGGTAAAGGCTGCTACTACCGAGATTGAAAGAACTAATATAGAAAAAAAATTAGAAAAAGAATTACAGGAAAAAGCTCAAAAAATTAAAGCGGAACAGATAAAAAGACTTCAGGAAATTGAAACTGATGTTTATAAAGCTATCGAAAAAGTAACAGCTAAAAAATACGATTTAGTATTGAAAAAAACAGCTGTTATTCTCGGCGGCAGCGATATTTCCAATGATGTTATTAAAGAACTTAACGGAGTTTCTTACAAAACGCTCGGCGATAAGAAAAAATAG
- a CDS encoding HU family DNA-binding protein encodes MNKEELVKEISKKAKVSQKAAADVLAAMLDTVEKTVSKGKKVTLVGFGTFEARKRSARTGRNPQTGAAIKIAAKTVPAFSAGKKFKELVNKG; translated from the coding sequence ATGAACAAAGAAGAATTAGTAAAAGAAATTTCAAAAAAAGCTAAAGTTTCTCAAAAAGCAGCAGCAGATGTTTTAGCTGCTATGTTAGATACAGTTGAAAAAACTGTTTCTAAAGGTAAAAAAGTTACTTTAGTTGGTTTTGGAACTTTTGAAGCTCGTAAAAGATCAGCAAGAACAGGTAGAAACCCTCAAACAGGCGCTGCAATTAAAATTGCTGCTAAAACTGTTCCTGCTTTCTCAGCCGGTAAAAAATTCAAAGAATTGGTTAACAAAGGTTAA